From Alcaligenes faecalis, the proteins below share one genomic window:
- a CDS encoding YaeQ family protein — protein sequence MALRATIYKAELNVADNDRAYYGSHTLTLARHPSETEERLMVRLLAYGLYAQADEALSFSRGLSDSDEPALWEHDLSGNLLHWLEVGLPDDRRLIKASGRAEKVTVLAYGRNVSVWWSGIKDKISRARNIQVYALDAAGTDALAALAERGMTINLNVQDGTVWASSDKGEATIEVSHLNAAA from the coding sequence ATGGCTCTGCGCGCAACGATTTATAAAGCTGAACTTAATGTGGCCGATAACGACCGGGCCTACTATGGCAGTCATACCTTGACGCTGGCCCGTCACCCCTCCGAGACCGAAGAGCGTCTGATGGTGCGTTTGCTGGCTTACGGTTTGTATGCGCAAGCGGACGAAGCCCTGAGCTTCTCGCGCGGGCTAAGCGACTCGGACGAGCCCGCCCTGTGGGAGCATGATCTGAGCGGCAATCTGCTGCATTGGCTGGAAGTGGGCCTGCCGGACGACAGACGTCTGATCAAGGCCAGTGGCCGTGCCGAAAAAGTGACGGTGCTGGCTTATGGTCGCAACGTATCCGTCTGGTGGAGTGGTATCAAGGACAAGATCAGCCGCGCCCGCAATATACAGGTCTATGCGCTGGATGCCGCCGGGACCGATGCTTTAGCCGCCTTGGCCGAGCGTGGCATGACCATCAATCTGAATGTCCAGGACGGCACGGTCTGGGCCAGTAGCGACAAAGGTGAAGCCACTATCGAAGTCAGCCACCTGAATGCTGCCGCTTGA